One Sulfurihydrogenibium subterraneum DSM 15120 DNA segment encodes these proteins:
- a CDS encoding MqnA/MqnD/SBP family protein: protein MKVGWIDYLNTLPFGIEKFKGITIVKDYPANLNKFLKEKKIDAGIVSTAEYLENFFQYLIIPDLSISSYKEVNSVIIGSDIPLQDIEVIYLTKESKTSVYLTKVIFEIFLGKKPVYKYFDTYKKRESVLLIGNKAIEYQKDYKYVYDLSKLWFDKTGLPFTFALWCVNKDFFLQNKEKVLEFAKRLKQNVKEFFEKIDSLDLEVNKKEYLKNLKYGLDSKNIEAIKLFAKYLLDLKIIKTYPDLRFIDGKVITADGTQTFYNFEYNEAYHSTKAGAYTESLYKFILPCKIDRLAKEKHQINILDVGFGLGYNVAVAINVAKNNNPDVKISIISIEKDKNFLDRINQMEIPENLKDEYDFIKSLKPAEIKLNENLYPSYIVSSDTVSLTVVIGEGRKILLDLSKSGYKFDAVFYDPFSPKVNTEMWTLDLFKVVKTLMTDKAILATYSASLPVRKGLIEAGFKIGLVEPVGRRSYSTVATINGDIPVLPEKEKQRLETSPLAKPYTDPCLCKTKEEIFKEYQKTAF, encoded by the coding sequence ATGAAAGTAGGTTGGATAGATTACTTAAATACCCTTCCCTTTGGCATAGAAAAATTTAAAGGCATTACAATTGTAAAAGACTATCCAGCTAATCTAAACAAATTTTTAAAAGAAAAAAAGATAGATGCAGGAATAGTCTCAACAGCTGAGTATTTAGAAAATTTTTTCCAGTATTTAATCATTCCAGATTTATCTATCAGCTCCTACAAAGAGGTTAACTCTGTAATAATAGGCTCAGACATTCCACTACAGGACATAGAAGTTATATACCTTACAAAAGAGTCCAAAACCTCTGTTTATCTGACAAAAGTTATATTTGAGATTTTTTTAGGAAAAAAGCCTGTTTATAAATACTTTGATACTTACAAAAAAAGAGAATCTGTTTTATTGATAGGAAATAAAGCGATAGAGTATCAAAAAGATTATAAGTATGTTTATGACCTTTCAAAGTTATGGTTTGATAAAACAGGATTACCTTTTACATTTGCCCTGTGGTGCGTTAATAAAGACTTTTTTCTACAAAACAAAGAAAAAGTTTTAGAGTTTGCTAAAAGGTTAAAACAGAATGTAAAAGAATTCTTTGAAAAGATTGACAGTTTAGATTTAGAAGTAAATAAGAAAGAGTATTTAAAAAATCTTAAATACGGATTAGACAGTAAAAACATAGAGGCCATAAAACTTTTTGCCAAGTATTTACTTGATTTAAAGATAATAAAAACCTACCCTGATTTAAGATTTATAGATGGTAAAGTTATAACAGCTGACGGAACTCAAACTTTTTATAACTTTGAGTATAACGAAGCATACCACAGCACAAAAGCGGGAGCTTACACAGAAAGTCTTTACAAGTTTATCCTCCCTTGTAAAATAGATAGATTGGCAAAAGAAAAGCACCAGATAAACATTTTAGACGTAGGATTTGGACTTGGTTATAATGTTGCAGTTGCTATAAACGTTGCAAAAAATAACAATCCAGATGTAAAAATAAGCATAATCTCAATAGAAAAGGACAAAAACTTTTTAGATAGAATAAATCAGATGGAAATTCCAGAGAATCTTAAAGATGAGTATGACTTTATAAAATCTTTAAAGCCTGCAGAGATTAAACTAAACGAAAATCTATACCCATCTTACATAGTATCATCTGATACAGTAAGCTTAACTGTAGTTATAGGAGAAGGAAGAAAAATACTTTTAGATTTATCAAAATCTGGATACAAGTTTGACGCTGTGTTTTACGACCCATTTTCACCAAAAGTTAACACTGAAATGTGGACTTTAGACTTGTTTAAAGTAGTAAAAACTCTTATGACAGATAAGGCTATCTTAGCTACTTACTCAGCTTCACTACCAGTTAGAAAAGGCTTGATAGAGGCAGGGTTTAAAATAGGACTTGTTGAGCCAGTAGGAAGAAGGAGCTATTCAACCGTTGCAAC
- a CDS encoding sulfite exporter TauE/SafE family protein encodes MDILLPIANVEVNILHVLVLGFVVGVLSGMLGIGGGIILNPVLLNMNIPSVVVVGSSISQISGASLSGFLTYLKSKVVDIKMGLYIVVFGFVGGSFGVFLINLLKSLGYVKKFVLSVYVVYLLILGLFIFVESIKNRHKSEPNEIPNFIKNLPFKTQFKNREISILLPAFIGFSSGFLAAIMGIGGGNLITPALMYLGGYEVISAVSISIFQMVFVASFLAFFHSYVNHGVDIVLTIILIFGSSFGAVFGAILGQKINKFYIKMMLAVLMITVALYSFYQLIKAPPKEIFQLTASNYFAKLLLEHPFIYSFLVVVFSLLIGFVVSIATLRLKTFILERLK; translated from the coding sequence ATGGATATACTTCTTCCTATTGCAAATGTTGAAGTAAATATACTACACGTCCTTGTCTTAGGTTTTGTGGTTGGTGTTTTGTCTGGAATGCTGGGAATAGGTGGTGGTATTATCCTTAACCCAGTTTTACTAAATATGAACATTCCTTCTGTTGTTGTAGTAGGCTCATCTATCAGTCAGATATCGGGAGCTTCTTTGTCTGGATTTTTAACGTATTTAAAGTCAAAGGTTGTAGATATAAAAATGGGACTTTACATAGTCGTTTTTGGGTTTGTTGGTGGGTCTTTTGGCGTTTTCTTGATAAATCTTCTTAAAAGTCTTGGATATGTTAAAAAGTTTGTTTTAAGTGTTTACGTTGTGTATCTATTAATCTTAGGACTTTTTATATTTGTAGAAAGCATTAAAAACAGACACAAAAGTGAGCCTAACGAGATTCCTAACTTTATTAAAAATCTACCTTTTAAAACACAATTTAAAAATAGAGAAATATCTATTTTACTTCCTGCATTTATTGGATTTTCTTCAGGATTTTTAGCCGCTATAATGGGAATAGGAGGAGGAAATCTTATCACTCCTGCATTGATGTACCTTGGAGGTTATGAGGTTATAAGTGCTGTATCTATAAGTATTTTTCAAATGGTTTTTGTAGCTTCATTCTTGGCATTCTTTCACTCTTATGTAAATCATGGAGTTGACATAGTCTTAACGATTATTTTAATCTTTGGTTCGTCTTTTGGAGCTGTGTTTGGAGCCATATTAGGTCAAAAGATAAATAAGTTTTACATAAAGATGATGCTTGCAGTTTTAATGATTACCGTTGCCCTATACAGCTTTTATCAGCTAATAAAAGCACCGCCAAAGGAAATTTTTCAACTTACAGCTTCAAACTACTTTGCTAAATTACTGTTAGAGCACCCTTTTATTTACTCTTTTCTTGTAGTTGTGTTTAGTTTATTGATTGGATTTGTGGTAAGCATTGCAACCCTTAGATTAAAAACATTTATTTTAGAAAGACTAAAATGA